A single Leptospira barantonii DNA region contains:
- a CDS encoding efflux RND transporter periplasmic adaptor subunit, giving the protein MINFLNRYKTTLVLLAIVSAGYFGYKKFFSKKTEEKKQVVVNKNRFNVSEEILKRHPLTLVALKEVSSVDEVALPGRVSYDPESMARAGSTVEARIKKVLVREGDRVSQGSPLAILSSVMLGEVEASYVKARASLEALKLQADRAKELFDMKVTSAKDYEFANMQYKTAKTEVETTRIKLENYGLTPGEISGIERGVYVSSNLVLRSPINGEVTERKAIQGQQVTRNEDLFTIANLTNLMVLLEVYEKDFGTISEGAEAHIYPLGDEKSPGIRGEVAYVGTVLDNIKRTAKLRIMVSNRNGRLKPGQSVTAKVKGKVVNTGAEPRRTVPLEAVHEIEGKSIVFIQNEDGSFEATEVITGDTVGDEVVIKAGLKEGVQIVSRGSFILKSEYLKL; this is encoded by the coding sequence ATGATCAATTTCTTAAATAGATACAAAACCACTCTCGTCCTCCTCGCGATCGTAAGCGCGGGATACTTCGGCTACAAAAAATTCTTCTCCAAAAAAACCGAGGAAAAGAAACAAGTCGTAGTCAACAAAAACAGATTCAACGTTTCCGAAGAGATATTAAAACGACATCCTTTGACGTTAGTCGCTCTTAAAGAAGTTTCTTCTGTCGACGAGGTTGCGCTTCCCGGGCGGGTTTCCTACGATCCGGAAAGTATGGCGAGAGCCGGTTCCACCGTGGAAGCGAGAATCAAAAAGGTTCTCGTTAGAGAAGGGGATCGCGTGAGCCAGGGTTCTCCGCTTGCGATTCTTTCTTCCGTGATGCTCGGGGAGGTCGAAGCTTCTTACGTAAAAGCGAGAGCGAGTCTCGAAGCCTTAAAGCTGCAAGCGGATCGTGCGAAAGAACTCTTCGATATGAAGGTGACTTCCGCGAAAGACTACGAATTCGCAAATATGCAATACAAAACCGCGAAGACCGAAGTGGAAACAACTCGGATCAAACTCGAAAACTACGGACTCACACCCGGAGAAATCTCCGGTATCGAAAGAGGGGTTTACGTTTCTTCCAATCTCGTTTTAAGAAGTCCGATCAACGGAGAAGTCACCGAAAGAAAAGCAATCCAAGGACAACAGGTTACAAGAAACGAGGATCTATTCACCATCGCCAATCTTACCAATCTGATGGTCCTTCTTGAAGTTTACGAAAAAGATTTCGGAACGATCTCGGAAGGAGCGGAGGCTCATATCTATCCGCTCGGCGACGAAAAATCTCCCGGAATACGAGGAGAGGTTGCGTATGTGGGAACGGTTTTGGACAATATCAAACGAACCGCCAAACTTCGGATCATGGTTTCCAACCGTAACGGAAGATTGAAACCGGGTCAGTCCGTAACCGCAAAGGTAAAAGGAAAGGTGGTGAACACGGGAGCCGAACCGAGAAGGACCGTTCCTTTGGAAGCCGTTCATGAAATCGAAGGCAAGTCCATCGTGTTTATTCAAAATGAGGATGGAAGTTTTGAAGCGACCGAAGTGATCACGGGAGATACGGTCGGAGACGAAGTTGTAATCAAGGCCGGATTGAAAGAAGGGGTTCAGATCGTTTCGAGAGGATCTTTTATTCTCAAGAGCGAATACTTGAAGCTCTAA
- the lexA gene encoding transcriptional repressor LexA yields MKDLTDKQQAVLTFITAIIKERGFPPTIREIGDEFGITAKGAYDHLKAIEKKGYLKTAKNQSRAIELIRQSPMESLPVQATSIPVIGQVAAGLPIFAEENIESYIPVPDEMAKGNVPMYALRVQGDSMIEAGINDGDIAIIEKRDIARNGEIVVALIDDEATLKVYYKEQDQIRLEARNPKYKPIKTKKAVVMGKLIGLYRIY; encoded by the coding sequence ATGAAAGACCTGACAGACAAGCAACAGGCTGTTCTTACGTTCATCACTGCAATCATCAAAGAACGAGGATTCCCGCCAACGATTCGAGAAATCGGAGACGAATTCGGAATCACCGCAAAAGGCGCTTACGATCATCTCAAAGCGATCGAAAAAAAGGGTTATCTCAAGACCGCTAAAAATCAATCCAGAGCGATCGAACTCATTCGTCAAAGTCCGATGGAATCTCTTCCGGTGCAGGCAACGAGTATTCCGGTCATCGGTCAAGTTGCCGCCGGTCTTCCGATCTTTGCGGAAGAAAACATCGAGTCTTACATTCCCGTTCCCGACGAGATGGCGAAAGGAAACGTTCCTATGTATGCTCTTCGTGTGCAGGGAGATTCCATGATCGAAGCGGGAATCAACGACGGAGACATCGCGATTATCGAAAAAAGAGACATCGCGCGCAACGGAGAAATCGTAGTCGCATTGATCGACGACGAGGCCACGTTAAAAGTATATTATAAAGAACAGGATCAGATTCGTCTCGAAGCGAGAAATCCGAAATACAAACCGATCAAGACCAAGAAAGCGGTCGTGATGGGAAAGTTGATCGGCCTATATCGAATTTACTGA
- a CDS encoding LA_1448 family UV-C exposure upregulated protein, whose protein sequence is MFQRNFFLFIILLFVLQCSPPKKEIADGDLKRVLERISIARINANLKATSGKSAPGDLTFFLEACSVYRLDPDSVLSRLKQTSPALHEALIKEYEK, encoded by the coding sequence GTGTTTCAACGAAATTTTTTCCTCTTTATCATTCTCCTTTTCGTTCTTCAATGTAGCCCGCCCAAAAAAGAAATCGCTGACGGTGATTTAAAGCGGGTCTTGGAAAGAATCAGCATCGCAAGAATCAACGCCAACCTCAAAGCGACTTCCGGCAAATCCGCGCCGGGAGATCTTACGTTTTTTCTCGAAGCGTGTTCAGTCTACAGATTAGATCCCGATAGTGTACTGAGTCGTTTGAAACAAACAAGTCCCGCACTACACGAGGCATTGATCAAAGAATATGAAAAATAA
- a CDS encoding S41 family peptidase: MKNKERMVWIGVVSFLSFALILPTGTVKGISKSGESYLQIFHEVLSYIHSDYVESVDEEKLYAGAIRGLISSLGDPHSRFMDKDDFSQLQEETRGSFGGLGMEVSFADGAIIVISPIEDTPAMKAGILPQDRIIEIDGKNTHDLALSDSIKLMRGKVGTSVSIKLERKNQKEPIQLTLVREMIKIRYVRSSFMEKEKLGYIKLNQFMGKDSTLSEFKKELNSLKEKGAEGLIVDLRMNPGGLLDLAIALSDLFLKPDLDIVSVRGRGGELVRVFKSTAANDKFTNLPLVVLINEGSASASEIFAGAMQDHGRGKILGTVSFGKGSVQNIYSLSHNTGIALTIQKYYTPSGKSIHGKGIQPDVIVKSVEPTEDDRFYIRKMAEKKMLEGFLAKNPNYTEANFSLFEKYLAEKGIKLSTDVARFLYKSRARPEGQSAIPDLELDPQLRKAIEILSPSKEGEKKS; the protein is encoded by the coding sequence ATGAAAAATAAAGAAAGAATGGTCTGGATCGGAGTTGTCTCCTTTCTCAGCTTCGCACTCATTCTCCCCACCGGAACGGTAAAAGGAATTTCCAAATCCGGAGAATCCTATCTCCAAATCTTTCACGAAGTATTGTCCTACATTCATTCCGATTACGTGGAATCCGTGGACGAAGAAAAACTCTACGCGGGCGCGATTCGAGGATTGATCTCTTCCTTGGGAGATCCTCATTCCCGGTTTATGGACAAGGACGATTTTTCCCAACTCCAAGAAGAAACCCGAGGAAGTTTCGGCGGACTGGGAATGGAAGTTTCCTTTGCGGACGGAGCCATCATCGTCATATCTCCGATCGAAGACACACCCGCGATGAAAGCGGGAATTCTCCCACAAGATAGAATCATAGAAATCGACGGAAAGAACACACACGATCTCGCTCTTTCCGATTCCATCAAATTGATGAGAGGAAAGGTCGGAACATCGGTTTCGATCAAACTCGAACGCAAAAATCAAAAGGAACCGATTCAATTGACTCTGGTTCGTGAAATGATCAAGATCCGATATGTGCGTTCTTCCTTTATGGAAAAGGAAAAACTCGGATACATCAAACTCAATCAGTTCATGGGAAAGGACAGCACACTTTCCGAATTTAAAAAGGAACTGAATTCTCTCAAAGAAAAAGGCGCCGAAGGTTTGATCGTGGATCTTAGGATGAATCCCGGCGGACTTCTGGATCTCGCCATCGCACTTTCCGACTTATTCTTAAAACCGGATTTGGACATCGTGTCCGTGCGCGGAAGAGGAGGAGAACTCGTTCGAGTTTTCAAGTCCACCGCCGCGAACGATAAGTTCACCAATCTGCCCTTGGTAGTTCTCATCAACGAAGGTTCTGCGAGCGCGTCCGAAATTTTTGCGGGTGCGATGCAGGATCACGGAAGAGGAAAAATTCTCGGGACGGTTTCGTTCGGAAAAGGTTCCGTTCAGAATATCTATTCTCTATCGCATAACACCGGTATTGCGCTTACGATTCAGAAGTATTATACTCCGAGCGGGAAGTCGATTCACGGAAAGGGAATTCAACCCGATGTGATCGTAAAATCTGTGGAGCCTACCGAAGACGATCGATTCTACATCCGCAAGATGGCGGAAAAGAAAATGCTCGAAGGCTTTCTTGCAAAGAATCCGAATTATACGGAAGCGAACTTCTCTCTTTTCGAAAAGTATCTCGCTGAAAAAGGAATCAAACTTTCCACAGACGTCGCGCGATTTTTATACAAAAGTAGAGCCCGTCCCGAAGGTCAGAGTGCGATTCCGGATTTGGAACTCGATCCTCAACTTCGGAAAGCGATCGAAATTCTCAGCCCTTCCAAAGAGGGAGAAAAGAAATCATAA
- the tsaD gene encoding tRNA (adenosine(37)-N6)-threonylcarbamoyltransferase complex transferase subunit TsaD, producing MIGMGIETSCDETSIGIVRDGKELLSLRIFSQIDLHKPYGGIVPEIASRAHLEKINLLLEEAMEEAKIGFEDLSYVAVTSSPGLTGSLMVGAQMARCIHMVYGTPILPVCHLQSHFAVLHLEGVPTEFPVLGLLLSGGNSAIYTLQEFGRMELVGDTMDDALGEAFDKVAGLLNLPYPGGPYIEAKANAYVPTPDEKPILPPLLRNLPQDQVSFSFSGLKTAVMVLMEKQKEISQERICWNFQNSAFDLVERNLKRAVAKTGIKRIFAAGGVLANSTLQKRLQAWAEKNSVELFTPKKKIYCTDNGAMVASLGYYLFRKGYKRDIDFTVSPSRQEIFS from the coding sequence ATGATCGGAATGGGAATCGAAACCAGTTGCGACGAGACCTCGATCGGGATCGTCCGTGACGGGAAAGAATTACTCAGTCTAAGAATCTTCAGTCAGATCGATCTTCACAAACCGTACGGTGGAATCGTCCCCGAGATCGCGTCCCGTGCGCATTTGGAAAAGATCAATCTCCTACTCGAAGAAGCGATGGAAGAAGCCAAGATCGGGTTCGAGGATCTTTCTTACGTGGCTGTGACTTCTTCACCGGGGCTTACCGGGTCCCTGATGGTCGGGGCTCAGATGGCCCGTTGCATTCACATGGTTTACGGCACGCCGATTTTACCGGTTTGTCATCTTCAATCGCACTTCGCCGTGTTACACCTGGAAGGAGTTCCCACAGAATTCCCGGTTCTCGGTTTATTGCTTTCCGGGGGAAATTCCGCCATTTACACTCTCCAAGAATTTGGTAGAATGGAACTTGTCGGAGATACAATGGACGACGCTTTGGGAGAAGCCTTCGATAAGGTCGCGGGCCTTTTGAATCTACCGTATCCGGGCGGTCCCTACATAGAAGCGAAAGCGAACGCGTATGTTCCGACGCCGGACGAAAAGCCGATTCTACCGCCCCTCTTGAGAAATCTTCCTCAGGATCAGGTTTCGTTTTCGTTCAGCGGGCTCAAAACCGCGGTGATGGTTTTGATGGAAAAACAAAAAGAAATTTCCCAGGAAAGAATCTGCTGGAACTTTCAAAATTCGGCCTTCGATCTTGTGGAAAGGAATCTCAAACGGGCAGTGGCGAAAACGGGGATTAAACGGATCTTTGCGGCGGGCGGGGTTCTGGCGAATTCCACCCTTCAGAAACGATTGCAGGCCTGGGCGGAAAAGAATTCCGTGGAACTTTTCACTCCGAAGAAAAAAATTTATTGTACCGATAACGGTGCGATGGTAGCGTCTCTGGGATACTATTTGTTTCGGAAAGGCTACAAAAGAGATATCGATTTTACGGTCAGTCCATCCAGACAGGAGATCTTTTCATGA
- the pssA gene encoding CDP-diacylglycerol--serine O-phosphatidyltransferase: MKLKLSWVPNTLTLGNLTMGFSAMLVASEAGSRGGSELQAYTLAGFFILLAALCDGLDGMAARALNATSELGADLDSLADLTAFGIAPGYLMYQMVLCEYKIDVFGKEDMFPIGMLVAAIFPICAAYRLARFNVAHDPKSFTGLPSPVAGVTVGFFPIFLNVNSAPHWLTITGFVLIAVLMVSNIRYSKPQAAIRSKLSPTRLFLLVAGITILLALIGLNRWPWLIYGLIFFYIFSGIMTFLIHLIQEFRVKLD, from the coding sequence ATGAAACTCAAACTCAGTTGGGTTCCTAACACGCTTACACTCGGAAATCTCACGATGGGATTCAGCGCTATGCTCGTCGCATCGGAAGCAGGTTCCAGAGGCGGGAGCGAATTACAAGCGTATACACTTGCAGGATTCTTTATATTGTTGGCGGCTCTTTGTGATGGACTCGACGGAATGGCCGCGAGAGCGCTCAATGCGACCTCGGAACTCGGGGCCGATCTGGACAGTCTCGCGGATTTGACCGCGTTCGGAATCGCTCCGGGATATTTGATGTATCAGATGGTTCTCTGCGAATACAAGATCGACGTTTTCGGAAAAGAAGATATGTTTCCGATCGGAATGCTCGTCGCCGCAATCTTCCCGATCTGCGCCGCGTATCGACTCGCGAGATTCAACGTCGCTCACGATCCGAAGTCGTTCACGGGATTGCCTTCTCCGGTAGCGGGCGTAACCGTGGGATTTTTTCCGATCTTTTTAAACGTGAACTCCGCTCCGCATTGGCTTACGATCACTGGATTCGTTTTGATCGCGGTTCTTATGGTTTCCAACATACGTTATTCGAAACCGCAAGCGGCGATCCGTTCCAAACTCAGTCCTACGAGATTGTTTCTTCTCGTGGCGGGAATTACGATCTTACTCGCTCTGATCGGACTCAATCGTTGGCCTTGGTTGATCTACGGATTGATCTTTTTCTACATCTTCTCCGGAATTATGACCTTTCTCATTCATTTGATCCAGGAGTTCCGGGTAAAACTGGATTGA
- a CDS encoding LIC12298 family protein codes for MIIRSLQESANYQRKRGGLAGAGPNWKERTRAGESNLKSFADYLEEAFEGEVVQKGTWFADSLSELSKNNLKRI; via the coding sequence ATGATCATTCGATCTCTGCAAGAATCAGCAAATTACCAGAGAAAACGTGGTGGTCTCGCCGGAGCAGGTCCGAACTGGAAAGAACGGACTCGTGCCGGAGAGTCGAATCTAAAATCCTTCGCGGATTATCTGGAAGAAGCGTTTGAAGGGGAAGTAGTTCAAAAAGGAACCTGGTTTGCAGATTCACTTTCTGAGCTCAGTAAAAACAACCTGAAGCGGATTTGA
- a CDS encoding JAB domain-containing protein, protein MKSSGKLSERLSPFPDPRTRIAYEAESLEDWEILAVLLGKGNRAQPIEELSRSILYQSKGLGGLLQKQITDLRKISGIGNAKAATLLAAIEFARRLKWEALKGKRYSTHQLLNFLATSLIPKNRECFVLITLSPEGAVLRAEIVAIGSLEEVGVQTRDLLKIILNDAASAVIIAHNHPESASKPSEEDLFIYENFGGLLDAIGLELLDQWIFGIDGIYSCKEGKVLQARTKC, encoded by the coding sequence TTGAAATCTAGCGGAAAACTCTCTGAAAGGTTGAGTCCTTTTCCCGATCCTAGAACGCGAATCGCGTATGAAGCCGAGTCCCTGGAAGATTGGGAAATCTTGGCGGTACTTTTAGGAAAAGGGAATCGGGCTCAACCGATCGAGGAACTGAGTCGCTCGATCTTGTATCAGAGCAAAGGGCTCGGCGGTCTTCTGCAAAAACAGATTACCGATCTTCGCAAAATTTCAGGCATCGGAAATGCCAAAGCGGCTACCTTACTTGCGGCTATCGAGTTCGCAAGACGTCTCAAATGGGAGGCGTTGAAAGGAAAACGTTATTCCACTCATCAACTTCTCAATTTTCTCGCGACCAGTTTGATTCCTAAAAACCGAGAATGTTTTGTTCTCATTACTCTTTCTCCCGAAGGGGCGGTGCTCCGCGCCGAGATCGTTGCCATCGGAAGTTTGGAGGAAGTGGGGGTTCAAACCAGGGATCTTTTAAAGATCATTCTCAACGACGCGGCTTCCGCGGTCATCATCGCACACAATCATCCCGAATCCGCTTCGAAACCGAGCGAAGAAGACCTATTTATCTACGAAAATTTCGGAGGACTTCTGGATGCGATCGGCTTGGAGCTGTTAGACCAATGGATTTTTGGAATTGACGGGATCTATTCCTGTAAAGAAGGTAAGGTTCTTCAGGCCCGAACGAAGTGTTGA
- a CDS encoding ABC transporter permease, translated as MLKSLPILWILVRRDYALQFAGSSLGISWMLVQNLSIILIYTIVFLFLNLKGNPESTSDFIGYAFSGLLFWVPLQEYMIRGTSILTENRQLIKRSPLGPEIFLWIPFVQMFVHFAVTAVPVLIVLSVLGKLNVVLFPLSIFVMFGVGYLLSFVEGYLARANVILRDITPLIRLISQFFFWSLPILYLSSGFLHSINVWNPLNFPLELFRFVLLNDFVPVFHWKEFLPWAVFFPLIGILSRSKFHSVILDHL; from the coding sequence GTGTTGAAAAGTTTACCGATTCTCTGGATTTTAGTGAGGCGAGATTACGCCTTACAATTCGCAGGAAGTTCTCTCGGTATCTCTTGGATGCTCGTTCAAAATCTAAGCATCATTCTCATTTATACGATCGTCTTTTTATTTCTCAATTTAAAAGGAAATCCCGAATCCACTTCGGATTTTATAGGCTACGCGTTCAGCGGGCTTTTGTTCTGGGTTCCTCTTCAGGAATACATGATCCGAGGAACTTCGATTCTCACCGAAAACCGTCAACTGATCAAAAGATCCCCTTTGGGTCCGGAGATTTTTCTTTGGATTCCGTTCGTTCAGATGTTCGTTCACTTCGCGGTCACCGCGGTTCCGGTCCTGATCGTTTTGAGCGTTTTAGGAAAATTGAATGTGGTTTTGTTTCCGCTTTCGATTTTTGTAATGTTCGGGGTCGGTTATCTTTTGTCTTTTGTGGAAGGTTATTTGGCGCGGGCGAACGTAATTCTGCGGGACATCACACCTCTGATCCGTCTGATCTCCCAATTCTTCTTTTGGTCCCTGCCGATTTTGTATTTATCCTCCGGTTTTTTACATTCGATCAACGTTTGGAATCCGTTGAATTTTCCTCTCGAGTTGTTTCGTTTCGTTTTGTTAAACGACTTCGTTCCCGTGTTTCATTGGAAAGAATTTCTTCCCTGGGCCGTTTTTTTCCCTTTGATCGGAATTTTAAGCCGATCCAAATTTCATTCCGTCATCTTGGATCATCTTTGA
- a CDS encoding ABC transporter ATP-binding protein → MNLKVENLNKVYTGFSGPGQRILNVLTLGFLGNDVRYDALKNINFEVSPGEIVGLIGRNGAGKSTLLKVLTGVSSYASGKILKTGTLRSILELGVGFNPELSGQENLYYNGLVWGLSPKEIAESMDEIFEFSGLKEFKNIPIKQYSSGMVMRLGFALATFSRPDILIVDEALAVGDASFQQKCLQRFRSFQEQGTMTLIVSHDLELLKSVCSRVLILEKGKLVFDGDPVEGFREYMQIIADAGTEQESVLPFQNDSPLENVSVGLKYKGQTNPKILPVSAEVEIQVRVKFKKEIPDLTVGFHIDDARGIRAFGTNTYHLGNSLKNIRAGESVCAEFRLPLNFSAGKYSLGIALHEGDNHVGNSYLWKDGILSFELERLDLPKFEGAAWLPVQSSLKKDI, encoded by the coding sequence TTGAATCTCAAAGTAGAAAATCTAAACAAGGTTTATACCGGATTCAGCGGACCGGGGCAAAGGATTCTGAACGTTCTTACTCTCGGCTTTTTGGGAAACGACGTACGATACGACGCGCTGAAGAATATAAACTTCGAGGTTTCTCCGGGTGAAATCGTGGGTTTGATCGGGAGAAACGGAGCGGGCAAGTCCACACTCTTAAAGGTTCTTACCGGTGTTTCGTCTTACGCGTCCGGAAAAATTCTCAAAACGGGAACGTTACGATCGATCCTCGAACTCGGAGTCGGATTCAATCCCGAACTTTCGGGACAGGAGAATCTTTACTACAACGGTCTTGTCTGGGGACTCAGTCCGAAAGAAATCGCAGAGTCGATGGACGAGATTTTCGAATTCTCCGGTTTAAAAGAATTTAAGAATATTCCAATCAAACAATATTCTTCCGGGATGGTGATGCGTCTCGGATTCGCGCTCGCTACGTTTTCAAGACCGGACATTCTCATCGTGGACGAGGCGCTCGCCGTGGGCGATGCGAGTTTTCAACAAAAATGTCTACAACGTTTCCGTTCTTTTCAAGAACAAGGAACCATGACATTAATCGTAAGTCACGATCTCGAACTTTTAAAATCGGTTTGTTCCCGCGTTTTGATTTTGGAAAAAGGAAAACTGGTTTTCGACGGAGATCCGGTCGAAGGTTTTCGGGAATATATGCAGATCATCGCGGACGCGGGAACGGAACAAGAATCGGTTCTTCCGTTTCAAAACGATTCTCCTTTGGAAAACGTTTCCGTCGGTTTAAAATATAAGGGCCAGACGAATCCGAAAATTCTCCCCGTGAGCGCCGAGGTGGAAATCCAAGTCCGGGTGAAATTCAAAAAAGAAATTCCGGATCTCACCGTGGGATTTCACATAGACGACGCGCGCGGGATTCGAGCGTTCGGAACGAACACGTATCATCTCGGGAATTCCCTCAAAAATATCCGTGCGGGCGAATCGGTCTGTGCCGAGTTCCGACTTCCACTCAACTTTTCGGCGGGTAAGTATTCTCTGGGGATCGCCCTACACGAAGGCGACAATCACGTCGGAAACAGTTATCTTTGGAAGGACGGAATTCTTTCCTTCGAGCTGGAACGTCTGGATCTGCCGAAATTCGAAGGCGCGGCCTGGCTTCCGGTCCAAAGCAGTCTCAAAAAAGACATCTAA